In one Juglans regia cultivar Chandler chromosome 11, Walnut 2.0, whole genome shotgun sequence genomic region, the following are encoded:
- the LOC109017990 gene encoding uncharacterized protein LOC109017990 — MAGEGGQIKEEGQTICTTELMTKEKEDMMKKELFTMAMNGQWDQIVEAYTREARAHVMRITKAGDTALHIAISQGNEQKVKDLVQQITNPQVRSKVKEALEIKNDRGNTPLHIAASKGNVSMCKCIANVHQQSVGVPNGDGETPFFLSVLHGKREAFFCLHDICGVENGYKYSRRKDGDTILHCAIARDYFDLAFQITHSYQNLVNYKNEQGFTPLHVLASKPSAFRSGSLLRGYNRIIYHCIFVDNLQVETSSHHQTKGTKGPVDKKDLDVPENYRTCTNFFKLFWDIIKAVTFQLRWNGEQTDAENPEGHPGHQLVPANYRTCFEFAKLASLGMLISLGFGFNTIRKIEQKKQKHKWAVQVLHALLTRTSAYEYHAGAEPKQEIISKQEGDTLPYAVMSGCVTLHNVTELPTTSNEKEKRAPGMEVEPTDIAGKILALLRDAGSTHYLDHDQKKNTTHSVDGKEKTPDQTTKENPITEIAKKLDTPILIAAKNGITEIVDEILKYFPVAIDDLNVDKKNIVLLAVENRQPNVYQLLLTRKDLQKESVFGQVDNEGNSAQHLAARLGDYKPWRIPGAALQMQWENKWHEYVKNSMPLNFFPRHNNQGETPRDLFTKTHKDLVKNGSEWLTNTSQSCSVVAALIATVAFASANTIPGGFNEDTGIPVLQNKPGFDLFAISSLVALCFSLTALVMFLAILTSRYEETDFGKHLPRKLLLGLTSLFVSIAAMLLSFCGGHFFVLKEELKFAAFPVYAVTCLPVTFFAAAQFPLYFDLLRATFSKVPQRSSKIVH; from the exons ATGGCAGGAGAAGGGGGTCAAATTAAAGAAGAAGGGCAGACAATTTGTACCACAGAGCTAATGACGAAGGAAAAGGAGGACATGATGAAGAAAGAGTTGTTCACAATGGCCATGAATGGCCAATGGGATCAAATTGTGGAGGCATATACGCGTGAAGCACGTGCTCACGTGATGAGGATCACCAAGGCAGGGGACACAGCTTTACACATAGCTATCTCTCAGGGGAATGAACAGAAAGTCAAAGACCTTGTacaacaaattacaaatccaCAAGTACGAAGCAAAGTCAAAGAGGCTCTTGAAATTAAAAACGATAGAGGGAATACCCCACTCCATATTGCTGCATCAAAGGGGAATGTGAGCATGTGTAAATGCATTGCAAACGTTCATCAACAGTCCGTGGGTGTTCCTAATGGGGACGGGGAGACCCCTTTTTTCTTATCAGTGCTCCATGGTAAAAGAGAAGCCTTCTTCTGTCTACACGATATCTGTGGCGTCGAGAACGGCTATAAATATTCCAGGAGGAAAGACGGTGACACCATTCTTCATTGTGCCATCGCTAGAGACTACTTTG ATTTGGCATTTCAAATAACTCACTCGTATCAGAATCTGGTAAACTATAAGAATGAGCAAGGATTCACTCCTCTCCATGTACTAGCCAGCAAGCCTTCGGCTTTCAGAAGCGGCAGCCTACTTCGAGGATACAACAGAATAATTTATCACT GCATATTTGTGGATAATCTCCAGGTGGAAACTTCATCTCATCACCAAACAAAGGGAACAAAAGGACCCGTTGACAAGAAGGATCTGGATGTTCCAGAGAACTACAGAACGTGCACAAACTTCTTCAAATTGTTTTGGGATATTATTAAAGCTG TCACATTCCAATTAAGATGGAATGGGGAGCAAACAGACGCAGAGAACCCGGAAGGACATCCAG GGCATCAATTAGTTCCAGCTAATTATAGAACCTGCTTTGAATTTGCCAAGCTTGCATCCCTGGGAATGCTGATCAGTCTTGGATTTG GATTTAACACAATAAGAAAGATAGAGCAAAAGAAACAGAAGCACAAATGGGCCGTTCAAGTCTTGCATGCTCTTCTAACTCGTACTTCAGCATACGAATATCATGCTGGGGCGGAACCCAAGCAAGAAATTATATCCAAACAAGAGGGAGACACATTGCCTTACGCAGTTATGTCGGGTTGCGTCACCCTTCACAACGTCACAGAATTACCAACGACAAGTAACG agaaggaaaaaagggCTCCTGGAATGGAAGTGGAACCGACTGATATTGCAGGAAAAATTCTTGCACTTCTTCGGGATGCAGGCTCCACACACTACCTAGATCATGATCAGAAGAAGAATACGACGCACTCCGTAGATGGGAAGGAAAAAACACCAGATCAAACTACGAAGGAAAACCCAATTACAGAAATAGCAAAGAAGCTGGACACTCCCATATTGATTGCAGCTAAAAATGGCATCActgaaattgttgatgaaaTCCTCAAGTATTTTCCGGTCGCCATCGACGACTTGAATGTAGACAAGAAGAACATAGTGCTGTTGGCGGTGGAGAACCGGCAACCAAATGTATATCAACTCTTGCTAACAAGAAAAGATCTTCAGAAAGAGAGTGTGTTTGGGCAAGTGGATAACGAAGGGAATAGTGCCCAGCATCTTGCGGCAAGGCTTGGAGACTACAAGCCTTGGCGAATTCCTGGAGCAGCTTTGCAAATGCAATGGGAAAACAAGTGGCATGAG TATGTCAAGAATTCTATGCCCCTCAACTTCTTCCCTCGCCATAACAATCAGGGCGAGACCCCAAGGGATTTATTCACCAAAACCCACAAGGACCTTGTCAAAAATGGAAGTGAGTGGCTAACCAACACATCTCAATCCTGCTCTGTCGTCGCTGCACTTATTGCCACCGTGGCCTTCGCCAGCGCCAACACTATACCTGGAGGCTTCAACGAGGATACTGGCATTCCAGTGCTCCAAAACAAGCCTGGATTTGACCTATTCGCCATCTCATCACTTGTTGCGCTCTGCTTCTCGCTCACAGCCTTGGTCATGTTCCTCGCCATCTTAACATCACGATACGAAGAAACAGATTTTGGCAAGCACTTGCCGAGGAAACTCTTGCTAGGGTTAACATCTTTGTTCGTGTCCATAGCAGCAATGCTGCTTTCATTCTGTGGGGGCCACTTCTTTGTGCTAAAGGAGGAACTGAAATTTGCAGCATTTCCAGTTTATGCAGTGACATGCTTGCCGGTAACGTTTTTTGCTGCGGCACAATTTCCGCTATATTTTGATCTTTTGCGTGCTACCTTTTCGAAGGTGCCACAACGAAGCTCCAAGATCGTTCACTGA